CGCACTGCCAAAACTCCCCGTGCACACATCTTGCACGTGATGGACCCCGTTCCAGATCCGAGGAAGCCGCATCTAAAATCCAAACAGATCCAACGGTCAGAAAACCCTCCCATCATCATCCTTCCACCCAAAATTCCAAACGCGAGGGCGATGACTCCAAGGGAAACCAAACCCCCCCTTCCCCAGTCATCCCGCCCCAAAACACAAAAACGAAAGAAACCAACGACCACACGCCGACCGTCGGATTCGAAGTCGACGGTCACTTTCTCGAACCCTAAGGCTCCCACCCCGGTCCAAATAAAATCCGGCCGTTGACAGACGCTCCCCCTGCCTTTTGATCTGttataaaattctctctctacccGTCCCTCCCCTCCCCAAAGTAGTTTGTGtcccttctctctcctctctctctctctctctctcttcccccttaACCTTCTCTAgttctcttctccttcctctcatgACTCCTCTCTCTCCCACTCTCTCCTCCTCTTAGAGAGAAGAGAAGCTAGGGGTGGtgggagagaagagaagagaagccaTGGAAGGCCAAAGGAGCCCGGGGGCGAAGCTAGCTCGGACTTCCTCTCTCCTCCGTTCCCCCACCCTCCGTTCCTACCCCCACAGCCTCTCAACCTTGGCGGAAGAGGACCCGGACGACGAGAAGCCCACCCGACCCCCCCCCGCTGCCCGCCCCTCCTTTCCTCCACCCcgttcctcctctctctctcctcatcctcatcctcctctcctcttcatcttcttcatcagAGAGTTTTTTTCCTCCGGGAACCTCCTCCTCGCCTCGGGCGCCGTCGCCGTCGCATCCGTGATCATCCTCCTGTGGAAAGTTTTCATCTTTGGCCGCGCCGCTAGGCGGAGTGGCTCAGTCCAGTGGTTTATCGGCGATGAAGATAGGATTTTGAGGAAGGGGAGGGGTAGGATTGGGAGGATAGTGAGGGAAGGAGTGGAATTTTACGGCAATGGGGATGTGTATGAGGGGGAGTTCCACCAGGGGAAGTGTAATGGGAGCGGGGTGTATAGCTTTTTCGGGAAGGGGAGGTATGAAGGGGATTGGGTTGATGGGAAGTATGACGGGTATGGGGTCGAGAGCTGGGCGAGGGGGAGTCGATACAGGGGACAATACCGCCAGGGACTGCGGCATGGGTTCGGGATGTATCGGTTCTATAATGGGGATAGCTATGCCGGGGAGTGGCTCGGCGGGCAGAGCCATGGGAGTGGAGTGCAAGCTTGCTCTGATGGTAGCTGCTATGTGGGGCAATTCAAGTGCGGAGTTAAGCATGGGCTTGGCTGCTACAGTTTCAGGTACCGATTGCTCACTGATTATAGATTTCGATGGGTCTTTAGCTTTTCTTATGGGTTTTGATATATTGGATCGCTTTATGAGATTGTAAAAGTTGTGCCTTGTTTCATGGATTAATTGTAGATGTTAGTGCTTGAAATGATCGTGTTCTGGTTTTGCTGATCATGGAAAGTTGGTTTATTTGTTGTTGATTGACATCAATGGAACAATAGAATTTTGTGCTGGATAACTGATTAGTGATTGGCTTGTTAGGGATTGAGATACTGATCAGATGGGATCTGTGTTCtgctttgattttctttttttctttttggagagGATATCCGCATTTTATTGTTCATTGGATCCATGTTTGTTTGGTCTAATGTTCTTGGTTTGTGGCTATATTTTCTTATTGGAGATTTAGTCCTGTTGAAATAGTCCCTTCCCTGATTCtgattttaatcttaaattttcTTCAAGgagcttgagattttttttaaatttgaaacgtTTGCAAGATAGAATGGATTGGGAGGTTTGGTGAAATCagatggttcttttttttttttgtgtgtgtgtgtgtgttgggaTGAGGTGCTGATTCTTATATCTTATCAGAAaacgaaaaagaagaaaaacttaTAGACTTGGCCTTCACTCATGACTATGTGATTTTCCAACAAAATCTTCTTAGTCCATTTTCTCATCTTGCTTTAGTTTGTCCACAATGTTCACTGTTTTCTTTGTATGAAATCGAGAATTTTGAATCACTTCCTATGCTTTTCGGCAATTTTGgttcttttttctttcacttGTGATATTTGTGAACCGAACACCAATTATCGAAAAgtgcttaatattttcttaatgaCATCCCTTTTATTGCTCTGCTTTACATCTGAGATTTTTAATGCCATCCTTTACTTTCTCATACTGCGTTTGGCAGAAAGTTCTAATTCTCACTTTATTGTTATATTTTCAACATTATCTTGATTTTCTAACTTTAAAGGTATGTCCATGTTAGTGTGGATGGAAAATGATCCAACTTGGTTTGATGTAGGAATGGTGATAGGTACAGTGGTGAATACTTTGGAGACAAAATTCATGGTTTTGGCGTCTATCACTTCGCTAACGGCCACTGCTACGAGGGCTCATGGCATGAAGGCCGGAGACAAGGTTTTGGAACATACGCATTCCGAAATAGTGAAATGAGATCAGGAGAGTGGGATTGTGGTGTTTTAAAGATCCCCCTCCTCCCATCAGATCCTTTGGTGCGACGAGCTATTCAAGTATTCTTCTTTTCATGACTGCATCCATTTAACTCTACCTTCGGTCAATATTCTAACTCTCAGAAGCTTTCCTTTCCACTAGGCTGCAATAAAGGCTGCAGAGAGTGCTAATAACCTCCCCCGGCTGGACGACCAAGTCAATAAGGCAGTCACAGCTGCAAATAGAGCAGCCACTTCTGCTAGGGTTGCTGCAATCAAAGCTGTCCAGAACCATATGGATGGAAAATTTTGTGATCCAGATGTGTAAGGTTAGGGTTTTTTAATCTGTACATTTTAGTTACTAATTTATAAGGTTGTCAGAGAGTTGCCGATCGGGCAGCCAAATACCTGCCTGATCTGAGTGAAAGGAggaggattgagagagaagaAACTGACAGCAGATGCTTGGGGTCTGTAGACCTGACCCATATCCCTCCCATGACTGTAAGATGTACATAAGGCCACATGTGTGTGATTTGAATATGAGTTTCTGAGAGCTGCTTTGTTTGTTCATGTTCTCTTGTTTTCAACATCTTGTGTAGTTCCAGTCAAAAATCAAATTGGAGAATTGGTGGTGGTGAGATCATGTGCTTTGATCCTTGATAGTGATTGCGTTTGGATCTTCACATGGGAAACAGTAAGCTTTTTGGAGCATTGAGTGGATTCTTATTTCTTTTAGTAACTTTTATATTGCTTCACCATACCTTTAGCCTTTTGTGAGCCATATCCTTTTTCCGATCTCTGCATAAAATCCAAACCATCTCAAAACTTGGATCTAGAAGGGAATAGAATAACATGCTTCTGCTGCATCTCCTTGAATTAGTTCCAATCGGCTCCAACCACTCCCTCCTGCAATCTTCTAAATATGTTATAGAACAGTGATCTAGTACAGATGTTTTGTGATCTTTTTGACATCTAGTATGCTGCCTTGGATAATAGGTATGTAAAagtatcaagatttgaaaattCTGGTGCATGTTTGATGGACCTGCTGATTATTCATCGTGACTCGGCCTTGTCGATAACATGCTGTCGGTTTTTTGGAAATCTAGAAAAGAAACTACATGTCTAAAGAGTATTCATTTGTTGCTCTCTGTTTATCTTATGTTGGCACATGTCTTTCCGACACCCCtcatttaaagtctttgtttgctATATAAATATTACAGGCATGGTGTCTTTCATCAAATATCTGGGACATCAGATTCAATGTTTTGCCATCTGATTAAAATCTGAGGCCTTTGTGTGGAGTAGGTCCATGGACACCAACCATTCAGCTGGTCTCAGAGGCCATTCCGGTTTGCAAGACTGGCCTTATCATTAGGGTCAGGTTGGCGGGCagaaagataaaattttgatcagtgaGGTGGTCCATGTGATGTATGCTAATTAATTATGTTTGAATGTTCTTCAACTTTGCTTGGAAGACAAGCCTTCAGAGAGTAGGCTCCCTTTGTTTCCGGGCAGATGTCCATCCTTGGCATCAACTCATGGCCATGGGTGGCAAAAGTGGGACCCCACAATTAAACTAGTCTTGGATACCTTTCCTTAGATTTAAATATCAGGATATTGATTTGGAAACTGTTTGCTGACATACTAAATGCGAATTGCATTGAGAGCTTGGAGGTAAAGAGTCTTCTCAGGGAGAGATTTTTCTTGGTCAAAGTACTCTTTCTACGACTTATGGAGCACAAGATAAAAGCTttccacaagaaaaaaaaaaaaagggaaaaaaagcaTTGGATGATACTTTCAGGAGGGCTGCCCGTCTAAGTTGAAAAGAGGGTATCATAGTGGCCAGCGAACGAAATGCCTTTTGGTACAGATTTATGGTGTTGCAATGGCCATTTTGAGGCACTTTCGTTGCAGTCAACCACGCGGTACTATCAGTTGAAAACAAAATGGTATATATAATTTCATTATTAATTGTCCATAATGCTAATATTTTGCCAAGTCAAGCCCTTATGTAGCTCATAATGCTTGTtaagataaaataattatattaatctcAATAAACAAGATCTGTTTTTCTTCGTAAGCCAATTAATAAGCAGTTGTAACTTGTACGAGCTCATAACGTCCTTGGGTATGCTTGCTAGGTGGTCGATGCCGGGTTTCTTAAGACCTGTATGGATACGTAGGGTGATTTGCTGTCTAAGGCTCATCACTTAAAATAGTTTATTCCATGATTTGGATCACAATATCAAGATAAAACCAACGTGATAAGGatatgactatatatatatataaaaggctCATCACTTAAAATAGTTTATTCCATGATTTGGATCACAATATCAAGATAAAACCAACGTGATAAGGatatgactatatatatatatatagtaactcCATTCTTGGCACCATAGGCTCAACAAAATGACTTTCTACTGTGGCCATCAGCCTCGAACCCAGTTTATGAATCACAAACCTTGCTCCTCTGCTATCGATCACACTGTTATCGAAATTGATCTTAAGATAATATGGGTTGGGAGGTCTCAATTAATGGAGTTTCCAAAGATCTGCGGTCCTTAAGGTCAAATCAGTCAATGATAGGTAGACGATCTCAATTGCCTAACTTAAAACTTTCTCCAGAATAAATCTCGTAAAGTATCTCAACTCAAATATAAAGCTGCTCCTGAACAATCAGATGTGGTAAGTAGTATAGGTAGTTCAGATGCCAAGCAATCCTGTGGCCTCTGACCTAATACTCTGCCACATAATCTCCAAGAATGACGGAACCGGTGTCTCTGCGAGGGCTGCTGCTGATAGGAATCCGGTCAGCTGCTTGATCTTACTAGCTCTCAAGCATGAGAACAGCACATGCCCCACAATCGGGCAGTTTA
The sequence above is a segment of the Elaeis guineensis isolate ETL-2024a chromosome 7, EG11, whole genome shotgun sequence genome. Coding sequences within it:
- the LOC105048702 gene encoding uncharacterized protein — translated: MEGQRSPGAKLARTSSLLRSPTLRSYPHSLSTLAEEDPDDEKPTRPPPAARPSFPPPRSSSLSPHPHPPLLFIFFIREFFSSGNLLLASGAVAVASVIILLWKVFIFGRAARRSGSVQWFIGDEDRILRKGRGRIGRIVREGVEFYGNGDVYEGEFHQGKCNGSGVYSFFGKGRYEGDWVDGKYDGYGVESWARGSRYRGQYRQGLRHGFGMYRFYNGDSYAGEWLGGQSHGSGVQACSDGSCYVGQFKCGVKHGLGCYSFRNGDRYSGEYFGDKIHGFGVYHFANGHCYEGSWHEGRRQGFGTYAFRNSEMRSGEWDCGVLKIPLLPSDPLVRRAIQAAIKAAESANNLPRLDDQVNKAVTAANRAATSARVAAIKAVQNHMDGKFCDPDV